Within Enterobacter sp. RHBSTW-00175, the genomic segment CGTCTGCTTCCTCGCCGCCCTGGCAGGATTACTCTTTGGCCTGGATATCGGCGTGATTGCCGGTGCGCTACCCTTCATCACCGATGAGTTCCAGATAACCGCCCACACTCAGGAATGGGTAGTGAGCTCCATGATGTTCGGTGCAGCGGTGGGTGCAGTCGGCAGCGGCTGGCTCTCCTTCAAACTGGGCCGTAAAAAAAGCCTGATGATCGGCGCTATTCTGTTCGTAGCCGGTTCACTGTTCTCTGCGGCGGCACCAAACGTAGAAGTGCTGCTGCTATCCCGTGTACTGCTCGGTCTGGCGGTTGGTGTGGCCTCTTATACCGCCCCGCTTTACCTGTCAGAAATCGCACCAGAGAAAATCCGTGGCAGCATGATTTCGATGTATCAGCTGATGATCACCATCGGTATTCTGGGAGCCTACCTTTCCGATACCGCGTTCAGCTACAGCGGCGCCTGGCGCTGGATGCTCGGCGTCATTATTATCCCTGCGATCCTGCTGCTGATTGGTGTGTTCTTCCTGCCGGACAGCCCGCGCTGGTTTGCCGCAAAACGCCGCTTCGTGGATGCTGAGCGCGTGTTATTGCGCCTGCGCGATACCAGCGCAGAAGCGAAAAAAGAGCTGGAAGAGATCCGCGAAAGCCTGAAGGTGAAACAGTCCGGCTGGGCACTGTTCAAAGAAAACAGCAACTTCCGCCGCGCCGTATTCCTGGGCGTACTCCTCCAGGTGATGCAGCAGTTCACCGGGATGAACGTCATCATGTACTACGCGCCAAAAATTTTTGAGCTGGCGGGTTACACCAATACC encodes:
- the galP gene encoding galactose/proton symporter, whose protein sequence is MPDNKKQGRTSNKAMTFFVCFLAALAGLLFGLDIGVIAGALPFITDEFQITAHTQEWVVSSMMFGAAVGAVGSGWLSFKLGRKKSLMIGAILFVAGSLFSAAAPNVEVLLLSRVLLGLAVGVASYTAPLYLSEIAPEKIRGSMISMYQLMITIGILGAYLSDTAFSYSGAWRWMLGVIIIPAILLLIGVFFLPDSPRWFAAKRRFVDAERVLLRLRDTSAEAKKELEEIRESLKVKQSGWALFKENSNFRRAVFLGVLLQVMQQFTGMNVIMYYAPKIFELAGYTNTTEQMWGTVIVGLTNVLATFIAIGLVDRWGRKPTLTLGFLVMAVGMGVLGTMMHVGIHSPSAQYFAVAMLLMFIVGFAMSAGPLIWVLCSEIQPLKGRDFGITCSTATNWIANMIVGATFLTMLNSLGNANTFWVYSALNLFFIVLTVWLVPETKHVSLEHIERNLMKGRPLREIGAHD